Proteins encoded together in one Chitinophaga lutea window:
- a CDS encoding SusC/RagA family TonB-linked outer membrane protein → MITQKPTRCIPLWMGGVILMLFLSAAPVSLQAQQEKTVTGTVRRQPEGTPLPGVRVMIKGTSQGASTNDAGKFSIVVPDQGVLVFSFIGFRKEEVPVAGKTILNVNLEQEDVTLNNVVVIGYGSVKKQDLTGSVSQVKMKELTKAPVASFSDALAGRVAGVQVSSNDGQPGGTPTIVIRGANSLTQSNSPLYVIDGFPVEDPENAAINPEEIESLNILKDASATAIYGSRAANGVIVIETKRGKAGKPAISLNTSYGYQEVPKLMEMMSPYEFIKYQYERRPDITRDKYFTDGKTLESYRNLEGINWQEEVLRKGPMSITNIAVRGGNDATKYAVSGSVYDQNGVVINTNYKRYQARFTLDQNISKKLKMGVTANYSRIKTFGQPVASNPGSSSISTYLWFRVWAYRPLSGDGLNLVDEIGDPDNINASDVRLNPLITVQNDFTRDVSTVLSGNAYLSYNITDDLVLRVMGIANGAINKSERFYNSKTPQGSPLNPNNLRGINGSVGNSETSIWSSENTLTYNKTINKNHLLNVVAGFSMQETKVSGNGYAAQNLPNENLGVSGLDEGVPYSGTAYSEGNKLASFFGRVNYNFGSRYLLTATFRGDGSSKFAPQQRWGYFPSAAIAWNMQEEGFMQPFKKISNSKLRLSYGITGNNRVGNYDWFDRLNQTIQGYSYNNGTPTSAINPGNIANQDLRWERTAQLNLGYDIGLFKNRIEFTVDLYRKITNDLLLRADLPPTTGFGTAFKNIGRLKNEGLELSLNTVNITKGDFNWQSNFNISFNKNTILELTAGQQFLQNAVSFESQFSSPLYLSAIGQPAGMFFGYLFDGVYQYVDFNNPAPGVYVLKQHLPSNGTGRTAIQPGDVKYKDINGDGAVNSLDMVVMGRGQPIHTGGFMNNFSYRGITLSAFLQWSYGNQIYNANRLTFEGNSNGRHEMNQFASYVNRWSPENPTNENYRTNGHGPIGYHSSRVLEDGSYLRLKTVSLAYSLPVRYIRKLKMTSLSVSVTAQNLLTWTNYSGMDPEVSARNSVLTPGFDFSAYPRARTLMFGLQANF, encoded by the coding sequence ATGATTACGCAAAAACCTACGAGGTGCATCCCACTCTGGATGGGAGGTGTCATACTCATGCTGTTTCTTTCCGCAGCGCCTGTATCGCTGCAGGCGCAACAGGAAAAAACCGTTACCGGAACCGTGCGCAGGCAGCCGGAAGGCACGCCGTTGCCGGGGGTGAGAGTGATGATCAAAGGCACGTCCCAAGGCGCCTCCACCAACGATGCCGGCAAATTCTCGATTGTCGTGCCGGACCAGGGCGTGCTGGTATTTTCTTTTATCGGGTTCAGGAAAGAAGAAGTGCCGGTAGCCGGCAAAACCATCCTGAACGTAAATCTCGAACAGGAAGACGTGACGCTCAACAACGTGGTGGTGATCGGTTACGGCTCCGTGAAGAAACAGGACCTCACCGGTTCGGTGAGCCAGGTGAAAATGAAGGAGCTCACCAAGGCGCCCGTAGCGTCTTTCTCCGATGCGCTGGCCGGCCGCGTGGCCGGGGTGCAGGTATCATCCAACGACGGCCAGCCCGGCGGTACGCCCACGATCGTTATCCGAGGCGCCAATTCCCTTACGCAAAGCAATTCCCCCCTGTATGTGATCGACGGTTTCCCGGTGGAGGATCCCGAAAATGCAGCCATTAACCCTGAAGAAATTGAATCGCTGAACATCCTCAAGGATGCCTCCGCTACCGCCATATACGGCTCCCGCGCGGCCAACGGCGTGATCGTGATCGAAACAAAAAGAGGCAAGGCCGGCAAACCCGCTATTTCCCTCAACACCTCATACGGCTACCAGGAAGTGCCGAAACTGATGGAAATGATGAGCCCGTACGAGTTCATCAAATACCAATACGAACGGAGGCCGGACATCACCAGGGATAAATATTTCACCGACGGCAAAACGCTCGAATCATACCGCAATTTGGAGGGCATCAACTGGCAGGAGGAAGTGCTGCGGAAAGGGCCGATGAGCATCACTAATATTGCGGTGCGCGGGGGGAACGACGCCACCAAATACGCCGTGAGCGGCTCCGTGTACGACCAGAACGGCGTGGTGATCAACACGAACTATAAACGGTACCAGGCGCGTTTTACGCTCGATCAGAACATCAGTAAAAAACTGAAGATGGGTGTTACGGCGAACTACAGCCGAATCAAAACCTTCGGGCAGCCGGTGGCCTCCAATCCGGGTTCCAGCTCCATTTCCACCTACCTCTGGTTCCGCGTGTGGGCCTACCGCCCACTGTCGGGCGACGGGCTCAACCTGGTGGATGAAATCGGCGACCCGGACAACATCAACGCGTCCGACGTGAGACTGAATCCCCTCATTACGGTGCAGAACGATTTTACACGGGATGTGTCCACCGTCCTGTCCGGCAACGCATATCTCAGCTACAATATCACCGACGATTTGGTGCTGCGGGTAATGGGCATCGCTAATGGCGCCATCAATAAATCGGAGCGGTTCTACAACAGCAAAACGCCGCAGGGAAGCCCGCTGAACCCCAATAACCTCCGGGGTATCAACGGCAGCGTGGGCAATTCTGAAACGAGCATCTGGAGCAGCGAGAACACGCTGACCTACAACAAAACCATCAACAAAAACCACCTCCTCAACGTGGTGGCGGGCTTTTCGATGCAGGAAACGAAAGTGAGCGGCAACGGATATGCGGCGCAAAACCTGCCGAACGAAAACCTGGGCGTGAGCGGCCTCGACGAAGGGGTGCCTTACAGCGGCACTGCTTATTCGGAAGGCAATAAACTCGCTTCCTTCTTTGGCCGCGTCAACTACAATTTCGGTTCGCGCTACCTGCTCACGGCTACCTTCCGCGGCGACGGTTCTTCCAAATTCGCGCCGCAGCAACGTTGGGGGTATTTCCCTTCCGCCGCCATTGCCTGGAATATGCAGGAAGAAGGTTTTATGCAACCGTTCAAAAAGATATCCAACTCCAAGCTCCGCCTCAGCTACGGTATTACCGGGAATAACCGCGTGGGCAACTACGACTGGTTCGACCGGCTGAACCAGACGATACAGGGGTATTCCTACAACAACGGTACACCTACTTCCGCGATTAACCCGGGTAACATTGCCAACCAGGATTTGCGCTGGGAGCGCACCGCACAGCTGAACCTCGGCTATGACATCGGGCTTTTCAAAAACAGGATCGAGTTTACCGTAGACCTGTACCGCAAGATCACCAACGACCTGCTGCTGCGCGCCGATCTGCCGCCCACTACGGGTTTCGGTACGGCGTTCAAAAACATCGGGCGGTTGAAGAACGAAGGACTGGAGCTGAGCCTCAATACGGTGAACATCACGAAAGGTGATTTTAACTGGCAGAGCAATTTTAATATCAGCTTCAACAAAAACACCATTCTCGAGTTGACGGCAGGACAGCAGTTCTTACAGAACGCCGTTTCGTTCGAATCGCAGTTCTCTTCACCATTGTACCTCTCCGCCATCGGGCAGCCGGCCGGCATGTTTTTCGGGTATTTGTTCGACGGGGTATACCAGTATGTGGATTTCAACAATCCCGCTCCCGGCGTGTATGTACTGAAGCAGCATTTACCGTCGAACGGTACGGGCAGAACGGCCATTCAGCCGGGCGATGTGAAGTATAAAGACATCAACGGTGATGGCGCCGTGAATAGCCTTGATATGGTGGTGATGGGCCGCGGGCAGCCGATACACACCGGCGGTTTTATGAACAACTTCTCCTACAGGGGGATTACGCTCAGTGCATTCCTGCAATGGTCGTACGGCAACCAGATATACAACGCCAACCGCCTCACCTTCGAAGGTAACAGTAATGGCAGGCACGAGATGAACCAGTTTGCGAGTTACGTGAACCGCTGGTCGCCCGAAAATCCCACTAACGAAAACTACCGTACCAATGGTCATGGCCCTATCGGGTACCATTCTTCGCGGGTGCTGGAAGATGGTTCCTACCTGCGGTTGAAAACGGTATCATTGGCTTACAGCCTGCCTGTACGATATATCCGCAAATTGAAAATGACGAGCCTCAGCGTGAGCGTTACGGCGCAGAATTTACTCACCTGGACGAATTACTCCGGCATGGACCCGGAGGTGTCAGCCCGCAACAGCGTGCTGACGCCCGGCTTCGATTTTTCCGCGTATCCCCGTGCGCGTACGCTGATGTTCGGGTTACAGGCAAATTTCTAA
- a CDS encoding high-potential iron-sulfur protein: MMEKEHHSRRAFLKGTFSSGMLLFAGGLLAAGCGGGKKETKEEDVASCQDYSKLGSEDIAARKKLGYTDTSPDPEKFCKLCNLYKPAKEGAKCGGCLLFKGPVEAEGSCTYWAPQT, encoded by the coding sequence ATGATGGAAAAAGAGCATCACTCACGCCGCGCTTTCCTGAAAGGGACCTTTTCGTCGGGCATGCTGCTGTTTGCCGGAGGCTTGCTGGCGGCGGGCTGCGGGGGAGGCAAAAAAGAAACGAAAGAGGAAGATGTGGCCTCCTGCCAGGATTACAGCAAGCTGGGCAGCGAAGATATCGCCGCGCGCAAAAAACTGGGGTATACCGATACCTCGCCCGACCCGGAGAAGTTCTGCAAGCTGTGCAACCTCTACAAACCCGCCAAAGAAGGCGCGAAATGCGGGGGCTGCCTGTTGTTCAAAGGACCGGTGGAAGCAGAAGGCTCCTGCACGTACTGGGCGCCGCAAACCTGA
- a CDS encoding RagB/SusD family nutrient uptake outer membrane protein — MKKIFCLLAALALITASSCKKFLDSKPSDFLSPANYYTTAAELETALAGVYNILSHSSLYRGGIVYLNGFEGDESYINRSTLINYPFTFDYTATNPTIESFWFACYTGINRANALLKNVDNNMALDATLRDKVRGQALFLRGYYLYLLAQNFGGVPVLLTPSTSVEATDAKRASLKETYDQVLADMEKAETLVDDIGTAKSSRVNKSAVRGILARVCLNMAGKPLNDQSKYEAARKWAKMVIDDAAHALNPSYADVFIKIARDEYDIKECIWEAEFWGNGMDAYSMAGNNARINGPASANANTGMCPAYVNITGKFYNAFTPGDLRKPWCIPTFAYAASGPRGNKTFVQPPTPTSVYLVNAGKYRREYELLLPQNINTSPQNWPILRFSDVLLMYAEAVNAISGPAAEAVDAVNRVRRRAWSKGIKEVLITNGGAGYTTAPAVAFSGGGGAVATATISGGKVTGITFTPDAVTGALTGTYTTPPAITFTGGGGSGATATATIYTAADADVPASATASKESFLAFLQQERFRELNCEGLRKHDLIRWGVFVAAMQEVADMIQQDVGAPSYLLRFRSVTERHNIWPIPAKEMTLNRLMTQNPGWE, encoded by the coding sequence ATGAAAAAGATATTTTGTTTGCTGGCGGCCTTGGCGCTGATCACTGCCAGCTCTTGTAAAAAGTTTCTCGACAGCAAACCGTCGGACTTTCTTTCCCCCGCCAATTATTATACTACGGCTGCCGAACTGGAAACGGCACTGGCAGGGGTGTACAACATCCTGTCGCACTCTTCCCTTTACCGCGGCGGCATCGTATACCTGAACGGGTTCGAGGGCGACGAGTCTTACATCAACCGTTCCACCCTCATCAACTATCCCTTCACGTTCGATTATACCGCTACCAATCCCACGATCGAAAGTTTCTGGTTCGCGTGTTATACGGGCATCAACCGCGCCAACGCGCTGCTGAAGAACGTGGATAACAACATGGCGCTGGATGCTACGTTGCGCGACAAGGTGCGCGGACAGGCGCTTTTTTTAAGAGGGTATTACCTGTACCTGCTCGCTCAGAATTTCGGCGGAGTGCCCGTTTTGCTGACGCCCAGCACTTCGGTGGAAGCGACGGATGCCAAACGCGCCAGCCTGAAAGAAACCTACGACCAGGTGCTGGCCGATATGGAAAAAGCGGAAACACTGGTAGACGACATCGGTACGGCGAAAAGCAGCCGGGTGAATAAATCGGCCGTCAGGGGCATTCTTGCGAGGGTCTGCCTGAATATGGCCGGCAAGCCGCTCAACGACCAGAGCAAATATGAAGCCGCGCGCAAGTGGGCCAAAATGGTGATCGACGATGCCGCACACGCACTCAACCCTTCGTATGCAGACGTCTTCATCAAGATCGCCCGCGACGAATACGATATCAAAGAATGCATCTGGGAGGCCGAATTCTGGGGCAACGGGATGGATGCCTACTCGATGGCGGGCAATAACGCGCGCATCAACGGGCCGGCTTCCGCCAACGCGAATACCGGCATGTGCCCGGCTTATGTGAACATCACCGGCAAATTCTACAACGCCTTTACGCCCGGCGACCTGCGCAAACCCTGGTGTATTCCTACGTTTGCATACGCCGCGAGCGGGCCGCGGGGTAATAAAACATTCGTGCAACCGCCTACGCCTACGAGTGTGTATCTCGTCAACGCCGGAAAGTACCGCCGGGAATATGAATTGCTGCTGCCGCAGAATATCAACACCAGTCCACAGAACTGGCCTATCCTCCGTTTTTCCGATGTGCTGCTGATGTACGCGGAAGCGGTGAACGCCATCAGCGGGCCTGCGGCGGAAGCCGTGGATGCCGTAAACCGGGTACGGCGCAGGGCCTGGTCGAAAGGGATTAAAGAAGTGCTCATCACCAATGGCGGCGCGGGTTACACCACTGCCCCGGCGGTCGCATTCAGTGGGGGAGGCGGCGCTGTGGCCACAGCTACGATCAGCGGTGGTAAAGTGACGGGTATCACCTTTACGCCCGATGCAGTCACCGGTGCTTTAACAGGCACTTATACCACGCCGCCGGCGATCACTTTTACGGGTGGGGGCGGTAGCGGGGCCACAGCCACTGCTACCATCTACACCGCCGCCGATGCGGACGTGCCGGCATCTGCAACGGCGTCGAAAGAAAGTTTTCTGGCGTTTTTACAGCAGGAAAGATTCCGGGAGCTGAACTGCGAAGGCCTGCGCAAACACGACCTGATCCGGTGGGGCGTTTTTGTAGCCGCGATGCAGGAAGTGGCGGACATGATACAACAGGATGTGGGCGCACCGTCGTACCTGCTGCGCTTCCGCAGCGTTACCGAGAGACACAACATCTGGCCCATTCCAGCCAAGGAAATGACACTCAACCGGCTGATGACACAAAATCCGGGATGGGAATAA
- a CDS encoding DUF5017 domain-containing protein, with product MKFSHVMICCSLLLHAACKKSLDLNGGTPDFNVAAATGNFKAGEPVLFRFTGNANIISFYSGEPLKDYAFRTGRTENCSGGLLSFTSAVTGGAQTGQFVVLASSNFNGQYTDLAAVQAATWTDITARFTLGTSATFLASGLKDISDLLVKGKPLYIAFRYLTKPQQLNGAARTWMVQSFSFQSITPLGNLAATDMFTNAFRLVNSNPATAPARSTASTSRITLLANAFTADNDPATENWAISAPITWETVNLGPDRPTGIKGGTAARLESYSHTYSKPGTYKAYFVASNTNIDKSSEVVKEVTVTVQ from the coding sequence ATGAAATTCAGTCATGTCATGATATGCTGCAGTTTGCTGCTGCACGCAGCCTGCAAAAAGAGCCTCGACCTCAACGGCGGTACGCCGGATTTTAATGTGGCTGCCGCCACCGGTAACTTTAAAGCGGGAGAGCCGGTGCTGTTCCGGTTTACCGGCAATGCGAACATCATCTCCTTTTATTCCGGGGAGCCGCTCAAAGATTATGCTTTCCGCACGGGCAGAACGGAAAACTGCTCCGGGGGCCTGTTGTCGTTTACCTCGGCCGTTACCGGCGGAGCGCAGACGGGACAGTTCGTGGTGCTGGCGTCGTCCAACTTCAACGGGCAATATACGGACCTCGCCGCCGTGCAGGCAGCCACGTGGACGGATATCACCGCCCGCTTTACGCTAGGCACCTCCGCCACGTTTCTCGCATCGGGCCTGAAAGATATCAGCGACCTGCTGGTGAAGGGAAAACCGCTGTACATCGCTTTCCGTTACCTCACCAAACCGCAGCAGCTAAACGGCGCCGCCCGCACCTGGATGGTGCAGAGTTTCAGCTTCCAAAGCATCACGCCGCTGGGTAATCTGGCTGCTACAGATATGTTCACCAACGCTTTCCGCCTGGTGAATTCCAACCCGGCTACGGCGCCCGCCCGCTCTACGGCCAGCACCAGCCGCATCACGCTGCTGGCCAATGCTTTTACGGCGGACAACGATCCCGCCACGGAAAACTGGGCCATCAGCGCCCCCATCACCTGGGAAACCGTCAACCTCGGCCCCGACCGGCCAACCGGCATCAAAGGCGGTACGGCCGCGCGTCTCGAAAGTTATTCGCATACCTATTCGAAGCCCGGCACCTACAAAGCATACTTCGTGGCCTCCAATACCAACATCGATAAGAGCAGCGAGGTGGTGAAGGAAGTGACGGTAACGGTACAATAG